One genomic segment of Oncorhynchus masou masou isolate Uvic2021 chromosome 16, UVic_Omas_1.1, whole genome shotgun sequence includes these proteins:
- the LOC135557802 gene encoding bromo adjacent homology domain-containing 1 protein-like encodes MTHAQNKGSLSQSRSTVTQEHCPDRPHGETMGGAWPERTLRFGRTMKKGGTKRGRGGVKEMMDRREKTPERNRRRSRKSYPLRGRGGAPEEEGLSCHVLLTRLEKDIQEQEDTSERGNDSPTQPSVNPESRSKKLDKGKDKAKGKVLAKKMIPKTKSKSTSDEQGSPFPEPRKRRLASLNAEAVNSLLLERPNETQPASKQARRQQDEPTSGESFLGTDAARRGVTGSPNAPRASSKASASHKPDPCQSSRKTKKVSKKPAKPDRGQKKEMMTLQMLHTPAPRRLAGLNAATLLKLTSTSATSKQRLKTTSTTTTMDCKATSTASVDVKQKQPQRRPNLKTCSRQPKQKGRQLIPEEVGCSACKKSNFKKPKVEWESGGCTHRLTKPGYQSRSMLAYPLKPVVKEEQVESELSPYYCCPPEGSVEYCHRLALFLGQQAYADSEERPLNSALTSVKRECLVTAPSHPHSHAALTLSPHPCLCTADPACFSSYYVHIAHPTHPGAPSANLSSRPLNFGSSTLCPGRVSGSKLLGPPVSHSSTLAHPAFCGSVGTPCYSEACRVSGYTYRAMQPVNSRGCSFSTGCSGCTHSIKTEGYSSPQGDHNPSLLVSPSLPLSGCPLPTTPSSTQAKPRLLTPLSDRSVPQARLKLARECPQGSKPPNGSLSMGRTRLSQKQPAPTHNLSPAKQKRVSHRRATNGWLPVGVPTEKEVFIAGEDETALRQCYEGVQRDGEVIRVRDTVLLRAGPRKKSLPYVAKISALWEDPKSGELMMSLFWYYRPEHTQGVRDPSMHCENEIFASRHQDENSVACIEDRCYVLPLAQYCRFCALVKRRAEGVPPGAARVVPCPSDFDPPDHRQVPADIDPELVYLCRHVYDFRYGRILKNLQ; translated from the exons ATGACCCACGCCCAGAACAAAGGTTCTCTTAGTCAGAGTCGTAGCACAGTGACGCAGGAACACTGCCCCGATAGGCCACATGGTGAGACCATGGGCGGGGCCTGGCCTGAGCGCACGCTGCGATTCGGCAGGACCATGAAGAAGGGCGGAACTAAGCGAGGAAGGGGCGGGGTTAAAGAGATgatggacaggagggagaagacTCCGGAGCGGAATAGGAGGCGGAGCAGGAAATCTTATCCCTTACGAGGAAGGGGAGGTGCTCCGGAGGAGGAGGGACTTAGCTGTCACGTTTTGCTCACCCGACTGGAGAAGGACATCCAGGAGCAGGAGGACACCAGTGAGAGGGGGAATGATTCGCCAACTCAACCGTCCGTCAATCCTGAATCCCGGAGCAAGAAACTGGACAAAGGAAAAGACAAAGCCAAGGGGAAAGTCCTGGCAAAGAAGATGATACCAAAAACTAAATCAAAAAGCACCAGTGATGAGCAGGGGTCGCCATTTCCAGAGCCGCGTAAGCGACGGCTAGCTTCTCTCAACGCTGAGGCCGTGAACAGTCTGCTGTTGGAGAGACCTAACGAGACCCAGCCGGCTTCTAAACAGGCCAGGAGACAGCAGGATGAGCCTACCAGCGGTGAGTCGTTCCTGGGGACAGATGCAGCCAGGCGCGGGGTGACCGGAAGTCCTAATGCTCCAAGAGCCAGCAGCAAGGCCTCCGCATCGCACAAGCCTGACCCGTGCCAAAGCTCCAGGAAGACTAAGAAGGTCTCCAAGAAACCGGCCAAaccagacagaggacagaagaaAGAGATGATGACTTTACAAATGTTACACACCCCTGCTCCCCGACGGCTAGCTGGACTCAACGCTGCCACGCTGCTAAAGTTAACGAGCACCTCGGCGACTAGCAAACAGCGATTGAAAACGACATCAACGACTACAACGATGGACTGCAAGGCTACGAGCACCGCATCAGTTGACGTGAAGCAGAAGCAACCGCAACGGCGACCGAATCTTAAAACGTGCAGCCGCCAGCCTAAGCAGAAGGGAAGGCAGTTGATTCCAGAAGAGGTAGGCTGTTCTGCCTGCAAGAAGTCCAACTTCAAGAAGCCCAAAGTGGAGTGGGAGTCTGGCGGTTGCACCCACCGGCTAACCAAACCAGGCTACCAGTCGCGCAGCATGCTAGCCTACCCGTTGAAGCCCGTTGTCAAAGAGGAGCAGGTGGAGTCAGAGCTGAGCCCATACTACTGCTGTCCCCCGGAGGGCTCTGTGGAGTACTGCCATCGCCTGGCCTTGTTCCTGGGTCAGCAGGCCTACGCCGACTCTGAAGAACGACCTTTAAACTCTGCCCTAACCTCTGTGAAACGGGAGTGCCTAGTGACGGCACCCTCCCATCCCCACTCCCACGCAGCCCTGACCCTCAGCCCCCACCCCTGCCTCTGCACCGCCGACCCCGCCTGCTTCTCCAGCTACTACGTCCACATCGCCCATCCTACACACCCTGGAGCTCCGTCGGCCAACCTCAGCTCGCGACCTCTGAACTTTGGCTCCTCGACACTGTGTCCCGGCAGGGTGTCTGGCTCCAAGCTGCTGGGTCCTCCGGTGTCCCATTCCTCGACGCTGGCCCATCCTGCCTTCTGTGGCTCAGTGGGCACTCCCTGCTACAGCGAGGCCTGTAGGGTCAGCGGCTACACATACAGAGCCATGCAGCCGGTCAACAGCAGGGGTTGCTCTTTCTCCACAGGCTGCTCCGGGTGTACACACAGCATCAAGACAG aGGGTTACTCCTCCCCCCAGGGTGACCACAACCCCTCCCTTCTGgtttctccctcactccccctctcaggCTGTCCCCTCCCTACCACCCCGTCCTCCACCCAGGCCAAGCCCCGTCTCCTCACCCCCCTGTCTGACCGCAGTGTGCCCCAGGCCAGGCTGAAGCTGGCCAGGGAGTGCCCTCAGGGCTCCAAGCCCCCTAACGGCTCTCTGTCCATGGGGAGAACCAGGCTGTCCCAGAAACAGCCAGCTCCGACACACAACCTATCTCCCGCCAAGCAGAAGCGGGTCAGCCACCGACGGGCCACCAACGGGTGGCTGCCTGTAGGAGTGCCCACAGAGAAAGAAGTGTTCATTGCG ggggAGGACGAGACGGCCTTACGGCAGTGTTATGAAGGAGTACAGAGAGACGGCGAAGTGATACGTGTCCGAGACACAGTGCTGCTGCGCGCCGGTCCCCGGAAGAAGTCCCTGCCCTACGTCGCCAAGATATCAGCGCTATGGGAGGACCCCAAAtctg GAGAGCTGATGATGAGCCTGTTCTGGTACTATCGACCtgaacacacacagggagtccGAGACCCCAGCATGCACTGTGAG AACGAGATTTTTGCATCTCGGCATCAAGACGAGAACAGTGTGGCCTGCATCGAAGACCGATGCTATGTTCTCCCATTAGCGCAGTACTGTCG ATTTTGTGCCTTGGTGAAGCGGCGTGCAGAGGGTGTGCCCCCTGGCGCTGCCAGAGTGGTCCCCTGCCCCTCAGACTTCGACCCCCCCGACCACCGCCAGGTGCCCGCCGACATAGACCCTGAACTGGTGTACCTCTGCCGCCACGTCTACGACTTCCGCTACGGACGCATCCTGAAGAACCTGCAGTAG